TTTGTTCATAGGTCTTTTGATTTTTTCCAATGATAATCGTTAAGTCTCCCCTTTATGATTAAGTAAAACGGGGCCGTTGCAAAACGAATTAAGATAATTCGTTAGCAACGGCCCCGTTTTATTTAGTCTTCCTTATTCTCTTTGTTTTAAAAGAGTGCAAGGAAAGTTACATAGGCAAAAATCATTTCCTGTCCAATATCCCAATTCATTCCCATCGCGGGGTCCTTGTCTGCGAGTTCCGGATGCTCTTTAACGATATCACTCCAAGAGATCAACAATTGTTCTTCCATCGTGAAACACCTCCTATTTATAAATACCATACTCCATGACAAATTCATTTACGGCGATGATGTTTTCCGCCTTGCCATCAGCTGGCGCAAGAAGCTCCTTATCGGTGCCAAAAATGTATCCTCCGCCAGGTGCCAGATTATCCAATAATTCTTTCGCTTTGGCAATACATTCTTCCTTGGTGCCATATTGCAGCAGTGTCGCCGGGAAAAGTCCGATGACGCACATGGTGTCTTTGAGTTTATCTTTTATCTCTTTAGGATCACCATGTTCGAACCAACCCCCTGTTTTCTTGGCTGGAAGCTCTTGAAGATGATTGTAATAACGCGACCAATCACCTTCGTAGAACGGTATTACATAGACATTATGGGCAGCAAAAAATTCCATGATCATTTTAAACGACGGCCAGTAATACTTGTCGAAGTCCGCTACTTTCAGCATCGTAGGTAAATGCAGCGGGAAAAGAAGGACTTTGGGGTTTGGTTTCGGTGGCCCCATGTGCACTTGACCCATGCCAAGCCTGATGACCAACGGTGTAAACGCTTGGATGGCCTCTGCGAATTCCGCCGGACGACGGCGAATGTCTCCAAATACTCCTTTTATGCCCCGGAAGAAATCCGCAATCCAATCCATCGGGTGTAAAATAATACCGTCAAATAGCAAAGGCATTCCATATTGCGCGGCAAGTGAACCCTCAATAGCTCCCTTTTGGCCGCCATACATTCCAAACTTCATGGCTCCTTTGGCAAATGCTAAATCCCTCATCGGTGAATCCTTAGCCAGTTCGGCATATTTTCGCGGCAAAACCTTTTCTACCAAAAACCTGAACGGATCTTTGGTAAATTCGGGATATTCATCATCTTTCATTATTTGGGCAGACTCGTCGGAATACTGGACGATATTGCTGTCACTTAAGTAGTGGAATGCACTGCTCCCCAATGCCTGATACACGCCACCCGGCCTGTTATAGATCATATGGATCATATCTACTGGAAGCTCATCTGCTACTTTCATTAGGGCTTTGCCGCATTTATCCGTATCCCAATTGGTTTCTGCATCGGTATACCCTGCAAAGTAAGAACTCCAAGTTCCATACGTGCCCAGCACAGGAACACGGTCGGCTTGTTCCAGTCTTAAGGTTTTAAAAATTCGGTTCAGACGTTCTTGATATAGGTTCATAACTTCACTCATTAATCAACCCACCCATCCTTGGCATATTTTTACGCCTTCAGCGGCGTTTGTTGAGAAAGCATCTGCCCCTATGCTTTTACATACATTCTCATTAACGGGTACGCCGCCGATAATAACCTTAACTGAATTTCTAAGGCCTGCTTCATTAAGCGCATTAACTGTTTCTTTCATACTATCCAGCGCCAAAGTCAGTACACCGCTTAATCCCACAATATCAGGGTTAACCTCTTTAACCTTGTCCACGATCTGGCTGACCGGAACATTGATCCCCAGGTCGATCACCTCAAAATTTGCGGCTTCAACCATGGATCTGAAAATATTTTTGCCTATGTCATGAAGATCTCCAAAAACTGTAGCTAAAACAATCTTTCCGCCTTTTGCTGAGGAACCTGCACTTAAAGCCGGTTTGAGCTTGTCCATTACACTTTGCAACACTTCCCCGGCAAAGACCAAATCCCCGATAAAGTACTCGCCCGAATCATAGCGTTCACCTACGAGTGTCATACCTTGCTGACAGGCTTTAACAACTTCTTGAGCTTCTGCGGCATTGTCGTCTTTGCTTAGTACTTCATCAATAGCCTTGTTTAACACGTCTTCGTCCAGATCAGACATCGCTTGGGTCAGGACTTTCAAATCCACCACTTCAAATCATCCTCCTTAAATTTTTCTTTCATACCGATTGTGCTTGCAGTTCTTAGCCTGGAACAATATCCTCATTTTATTCTATTGTCTATACAAGTAAGTATATCATATGCAAATAATATGCGTTATAGTTACAACTAAATCTTTGTTTATATTTTTAAAATTTTCTCGCATACACTGCAGAAATCCTGCAGACCAAAATCAATTGGTTTGTCAGGGGCAAGCGGTAAATCAGTGGTTACTGCGCCCACTAATTAAACAACATAAATAATGGGTATATTACCCAGCTTTTGTGATATTTGCTCTCTTAAGAACTGCTCACTCTGTTTTCGTATATGATCGCGATAGCAATATTTCCCTCGCCCTCTTCCTGTCATAAGCGTTTTATCGTAAAGCTCTATGGCATTAGGAAATGCTTCACTGTTGATTGCGCGATGAACATAGCTGTAAGTCATAAAAATGATCTCAATGAATATTTCTTTCTTTACTTTATCACTAAGTTCATCGGAGAGTTGTTCAATGAGCTCCGAATATTGAGCCATCCAATCATCTACTAATATAACGGGAGCAATTAAAAGCCCAACCTTATATCCTGCATCGCACATTATATTTAATGCTTTAATTCTATTTTTTAGTGATGATGTTCCTATTTCCGCCTTTTGAATAATAAATTGAGGATTTACGCTCATGCGCATAATGGTTCTGCCCCTATGATCTAATTTAAGAAAAGGTTCCACCATAGCAAACTTTGTTGGAAATGTAATAAATCCTTTATCGTTTTGTGCAAAGTTTTTTATTGTCCATTCCAAATTGCCGGTTATCGTATTTTCCAAAACCAAATCGCTGTTGCTTCCGATTTCAAACGTCAAATCGTTTGGTGAGGAATTCGCTTTTTTAAGCAATTTATCCATCATCTGCTCACGGTTAACAAAAAGTCGCAAATATGAGCATTTATTATAATTACACACCAGATAGCAATACAAACACATGGCACTACATCCAGAGGAAGTAAATGGTACCAGAAAATCAGACACCTTATGATTGGGCTCATATTTATGAGTCTTTCGTATGCCAATGATGAGATATCTTTTCATCCTTGCAAATTCTTTATTAGAATTTGAACGAAGCGGCTCAATATTGTTATGATTCCCAATCTCCACCCATGGAACATCCGAAAACTTGTCTTTTAAAAATATGCCTAGTTCATATCCAAGAGCCGCCGGCTCATAATATATTTTATCTGGAAACAAATCACCATCCCCTTGAATTAATAATCAATTATAAGAACTTCTTCAGCTGCTGAATATTATTCTCTTCATATTTCAGCAGCTTTTCCATAAGATCCAAGATATCCCTTTCAGCTCCCGGGTATTTCTTAATGTTTTTTACAGCATCGATTACACCCATATTGCTTCCGATTATTAGCATTTCTGAAATATGAGAAGGCGTTTTGTCGGTCACAGTTTGTATGTTGATCATCAAATAGGTTTTAGTTTTATCAAATGTACTAATGCCTTTTTCATCATAACCGTTTTTGTTTAGCAGTGACTTTGAGGCAGTATGGATTTCTTGGTACTCATTCAACTGAGACTCTAAATGTTTTTTAAATTTCTCATCGTCGACAACTCCAATCAATTGTTTTATTGTATCTACGCCCATTTCAGAATTCTGGTAGATATAGTTTAACAGTTCTGCATTTCCATTCATTGCATATCATCTCCTTTAGATTAACGTTCCCTAGTTTTAGCTCAAGTATTCGAGTTCTCTATATCCCAGCGTACTCTTATTATTTTAAACAATTATGGCTTCCACATGCCTTGAGGTTACAAAAAAGATGCCGACTGAGCCGGTGGGGCCTAGGTGTCAGGATGTATTTCAAAAAAAAGCCTGTGGATGCAGCAGTGTAAAATCTTAATAAATTCTTATGAGAACTTATTATTTTCTTATACTGTTGTATACAGCTAATGCATCGGTAATATTATACTGTTCCGAATGCTGATCTCCTTTTGCACCAGCTGAAATCAGAATATATTCTTGTTTATCCACTTTGGCGAGACTCGCGAGACATAGACCGGCCTCATCGGTATACCCAGTTTTCCCTCCTAAAATTCCCCCACCGATAATGTTTTGATTGTTGAGTTCTTCAAACATGGTATTGTAAAAGGTTATCCCGCCAGGATGCTTATTGGTAGGTTGTGTGGAATGACGGGACGAAGTAAAAATCTCCCGGAAAGTATCATTTTGCAAAGCATAGCATAGAAGAATAGCCAGATCTTTGACTGTTGTGTAGTGGTTTTCATTGTGAAGTCCGATCGCATTTTCAAAATGGGTATTGTCCATACCAAGACCTGCCGCCTTTTGATTCATTATTTTTACAAAATTCTGCTCTGATCCCGCAACCTGATCAGCAAGTCCAATACTACACTCTGCGCCGCTCGGCAGCATTACTCCGTATAAAAGATCGATTGCCCTGACCTGCTCACCCGGTTCGAAACCTGCCATTGATGCATCTGCTTCGTACAGCCCCTGAAACGTAGAATTGGTAAGTTTGATTTCTTCGTTCAGATCAGGTAAATTTTCTATCGTAACAATGGCTGTCATCATTTTAGTCAAAGAAGCAGGATAGATTTTTCTTTCGCTGTTTTTTTGCATCATGATGGTATGATCTTTAAACCGGATCAAAATCGCATTAGGACTGTTCAGCTTGTCGAAAGATATAGAAGCAGAAGAATCGGGGGTTATCTTTAAAGAAGAATATGACGAGGTTTTATCGTCATATTCTTTCTCAAATATTTGGTGGTTTCCTGGAGTAATGATTGATTTGTAAGCCAAAGCGGCAATGACAATTATTAATGGAAATGTTACAAATATACGTATTCCTGACTTTTTCTTTTTTACTTTTCGTGCCATACCCTAAAACAGCTCCTTATTCTGTGCTGATATTATTCAACCACAGAACAAGGAGCTGTTTTGGAATTCCAGCTTATGAATTTCTTAAGATTTTCTTATAACGGTATCTGGAGTTAGAGTAACGGATATTGATGATTTACTGATGAATACGCTTGGAGCGTTAATCGGATGGGTAATTTTTAGGCTG
This genomic stretch from Dehalobacter restrictus DSM 9455 harbors:
- a CDS encoding uroporphyrinogen decarboxylase family protein, encoding MSEVMNLYQERLNRIFKTLRLEQADRVPVLGTYGTWSSYFAGYTDAETNWDTDKCGKALMKVADELPVDMIHMIYNRPGGVYQALGSSAFHYLSDSNIVQYSDESAQIMKDDEYPEFTKDPFRFLVEKVLPRKYAELAKDSPMRDLAFAKGAMKFGMYGGQKGAIEGSLAAQYGMPLLFDGIILHPMDWIADFFRGIKGVFGDIRRRPAEFAEAIQAFTPLVIRLGMGQVHMGPPKPNPKVLLFPLHLPTMLKVADFDKYYWPSFKMIMEFFAAHNVYVIPFYEGDWSRYYNHLQELPAKKTGGWFEHGDPKEIKDKLKDTMCVIGLFPATLLQYGTKEECIAKAKELLDNLAPGGGYIFGTDKELLAPADGKAENIIAVNEFVMEYGIYK
- a CDS encoding cobalamin B12-binding domain-containing protein, which encodes MVDLKVLTQAMSDLDEDVLNKAIDEVLSKDDNAAEAQEVVKACQQGMTLVGERYDSGEYFIGDLVFAGEVLQSVMDKLKPALSAGSSAKGGKIVLATVFGDLHDIGKNIFRSMVEAANFEVIDLGINVPVSQIVDKVKEVNPDIVGLSGVLTLALDSMKETVNALNEAGLRNSVKVIIGGVPVNENVCKSIGADAFSTNAAEGVKICQGWVG
- a CDS encoding SPL family radical SAM protein gives rise to the protein MFPDKIYYEPAALGYELGIFLKDKFSDVPWVEIGNHNNIEPLRSNSNKEFARMKRYLIIGIRKTHKYEPNHKVSDFLVPFTSSGCSAMCLYCYLVCNYNKCSYLRLFVNREQMMDKLLKKANSSPNDLTFEIGSNSDLVLENTITGNLEWTIKNFAQNDKGFITFPTKFAMVEPFLKLDHRGRTIMRMSVNPQFIIQKAEIGTSSLKNRIKALNIMCDAGYKVGLLIAPVILVDDWMAQYSELIEQLSDELSDKVKKEIFIEIIFMTYSYVHRAINSEAFPNAIELYDKTLMTGRGRGKYCYRDHIRKQSEQFLREQISQKLGNIPIIYVV
- a CDS encoding D-alanyl-D-alanine carboxypeptidase family protein, whose amino-acid sequence is MARKVKKKKSGIRIFVTFPLIIVIAALAYKSIITPGNHQIFEKEYDDKTSSYSSLKITPDSSASISFDKLNSPNAILIRFKDHTIMMQKNSERKIYPASLTKMMTAIVTIENLPDLNEEIKLTNSTFQGLYEADASMAGFEPGEQVRAIDLLYGVMLPSGAECSIGLADQVAGSEQNFVKIMNQKAAGLGMDNTHFENAIGLHNENHYTTVKDLAILLCYALQNDTFREIFTSSRHSTQPTNKHPGGITFYNTMFEELNNQNIIGGGILGGKTGYTDEAGLCLASLAKVDKQEYILISAGAKGDQHSEQYNITDALAVYNSIRK